Proteins encoded in a region of the Saccharothrix ecbatanensis genome:
- a CDS encoding GP88 family protein, producing MITQNSYLRPHGIHTFSLPAWAGRLPDGRTYNTCPAAGVCAAVCYARHGTYRFPAVLAKHERNLARVLDDLPRWEADIRAELAHPKYRGAALRVHDSGDYFSDAYALAWLRLARTVPDVLFYSYTKFTDHKLTRTCRPSCATLRTCRAWLPTMFGTFRGDADRQRECHIPTNIHRPHQPHRRGGEDPVDRVSPPVRLNRPAAHEPRSSPRPVRCGLKCDPHR from the coding sequence ATGATCACCCAGAACTCCTACCTGCGCCCACACGGCATCCACACCTTCTCCCTGCCCGCCTGGGCCGGACGCCTCCCGGACGGCCGCACCTACAACACCTGCCCGGCCGCCGGGGTGTGCGCGGCGGTCTGCTACGCCCGCCACGGCACCTACCGCTTCCCAGCCGTGCTCGCCAAACACGAACGCAACCTCGCGCGAGTCCTGGACGACCTGCCCCGGTGGGAAGCCGACATCCGCGCCGAGCTGGCCCACCCGAAGTACCGAGGTGCGGCGCTGCGGGTGCACGACTCGGGCGACTACTTCTCCGACGCCTACGCACTCGCCTGGCTGCGCCTCGCTCGCACCGTCCCGGACGTCCTGTTCTACAGCTACACGAAGTTTACCGACCACAAGTTGACCCGTACGTGCCGTCCGTCCTGCGCCACTTTGAGAACGTGCCGTGCTTGGTTACCGACCATGTTCGGAACGTTCCGCGGAGACGCCGACCGCCAACGGGAGTGCCACATCCCGACCAACATCCACAGACCCCACCAACCACATCGCCGTGGTGGCGAAGACCCGGTCGACCGTGTCTCGCCACCCGTCCGTCTCAACAGACCGGCGGCACACGAGCCTCGCTCATCGCCACGCCCTGTCCGATGTGGACTCAAGTGCGATCCACACCGTTGA
- a CDS encoding GH25 family lysozyme, with protein sequence MFGRFAMPENRKEHVDYGIDISSWQGSAIGWNAVKGNNISYCSVKVTEGTGYVNPAATAQVDGARGVGIHTGGYHYAHPGDVAGQVAHFVANLNARGLLGSGALWPMLDMEADGFAWDPNDFIAEFVREYRARSGRRELLVYANQHWFTRRLRPDEWADDHVLLWVAHYNGDPGRPYYSHPRLAIHQHSQEGIVPGFTGFVDRNATIGDRRVGSFVLDGAPAPAPTPQPAPPSAPSGWIAYVIQPGDTLSGIAARTGTTVAELASRNGIANPNLIYANNTIQIPGGGERYQIRPGDTLSALAARWGTTVAAIAARNGIANPDHIRAGDWLTRP encoded by the coding sequence GTGTTCGGCCGCTTCGCCATGCCCGAAAACCGGAAGGAACACGTGGACTACGGCATCGACATCAGCTCCTGGCAGGGCTCTGCAATCGGCTGGAACGCAGTCAAGGGCAACAACATCTCCTACTGCTCGGTGAAGGTCACCGAGGGCACCGGCTACGTCAACCCCGCCGCCACCGCCCAGGTCGACGGCGCCCGTGGCGTCGGCATCCACACCGGCGGCTACCACTACGCCCACCCCGGCGACGTCGCCGGACAGGTCGCGCACTTCGTCGCCAACCTCAACGCCCGCGGGCTGCTCGGCTCCGGGGCGCTGTGGCCGATGCTCGACATGGAAGCCGACGGCTTCGCCTGGGACCCCAACGACTTCATCGCAGAGTTCGTCCGCGAGTACCGCGCACGCTCCGGCCGCCGCGAACTGCTCGTCTACGCCAACCAGCACTGGTTCACCCGCCGCCTGCGCCCCGACGAGTGGGCCGACGACCACGTGCTGCTGTGGGTCGCCCACTACAACGGCGACCCCGGCCGCCCCTACTACAGCCACCCGCGCCTGGCGATCCACCAGCACTCCCAGGAAGGCATCGTCCCCGGCTTCACCGGGTTCGTGGACCGCAACGCCACGATCGGCGACCGGCGCGTCGGCTCGTTCGTCCTCGACGGCGCACCCGCCCCGGCACCGACCCCACAACCCGCGCCACCGTCCGCGCCCTCGGGCTGGATCGCCTACGTCATCCAGCCCGGCGACACCCTGTCCGGCATCGCCGCACGCACCGGCACCACCGTGGCCGAACTGGCCTCCCGCAACGGCATCGCCAACCCCAACCTCATCTACGCGAACAACACCATCCAGATCCCCGGTGGCGGCGAGCGCTACCAGATCCGGCCCGGCGACACCCTCTCGGCTCTTGCCGCGCGCTGGGGAACCACCGTCGCGGCCATCGCCGCACGCAACGGCATCGCCAACCCGGACCACATCCGCGCCGGGGACTGGCTGACCCGCCCATGA
- a CDS encoding phage tail protein, with amino-acid sequence MGAQIQTALVRAQLAALAREGDRTALRLLAQLDTGQAESEFAALRRRLSGHTVTVRTVLDRSVGASVRGLAQLDTGVARLTGGITAHTATVGAATVKYAALAGGIAQVLGLMGGLGAAAGTAAGSLLIVPAIGIAAAVAVRTLKLGVDGLNDALTAETPAEYAKAVEDFPSAMRETTDAVRALRPQLDGLKLDVQARLFAGLGGEVSALGNRYLPVLRDGLGGISDGYNHAARQAAGFASEARTVDDVRLILDNTGQAVRALAGGVAPLLRAFRDITAVGSDFLPGFASGIGESTERFAQFIATARETGQLREWMSAGLSALGDLATLLGNVVRIVSTVLRAANVQCAGLLQTLNSVTASMLAFLRSAEGTRALQQIFGGLGAIAAALLPLLAEVARVTASVLAPAIAQLGPMIAQAFGTLAGAVEPAGRVLAALAPLVGVAAQALASLLVPAFELLAGVTAALAPAVSQVVGELVGGALTDAVRALAPALIGLAEATAPLIVQLGQLLVQAVQITAPALANLLRVLTPIAVEVGGALLTALSAVLPLIGQLADVFARVLLAALQAVLPVLPVVVSTVQRLAEVLSVGLAAATPVLVQIGQLLGETLAVALQGLLPLLSPLVEGLLRITTEGLLPLAQVLLRLASELLPSVLQLVELLMPVVMQAVDILATWAAMVARVAAEIGSTLIPILKFLIDNVVGPTFARIVDTVSGALRVIQGVLDVVMGVITGDWSRAWSGVKDIVSGAWQAITSGIDAATGGLVSFVAGIPGKLLGALGDLGSLLVEAGKNVIRGLLRGIESMVNFLRDKLRQVTDLLPEWKGPPERDAKLLRRNGVLIMRGLISGLEAEEPAVRAYLSDLTRSIPRMTAPADVRAATGPDRMVTPTTTTTGTTQPDWDELVEAVRELAARPVVVQVGATEIARATADGDRILSRR; translated from the coding sequence TTGGGCGCGCAGATCCAGACCGCGCTGGTGCGCGCCCAACTCGCCGCGCTGGCGCGCGAGGGTGACCGAACCGCGTTGCGGCTGCTGGCCCAGCTCGACACTGGGCAGGCCGAGTCGGAGTTCGCGGCGCTGCGCCGCCGCCTGTCCGGGCACACCGTCACCGTCCGCACGGTCCTGGACCGCTCAGTCGGCGCGTCCGTGCGCGGCCTGGCGCAGCTCGACACCGGCGTCGCGCGGCTGACCGGCGGCATCACCGCGCACACCGCGACCGTGGGCGCGGCGACGGTGAAGTACGCGGCGCTGGCCGGTGGCATCGCCCAGGTCCTCGGGCTGATGGGTGGGCTCGGCGCGGCGGCCGGGACTGCGGCCGGGTCGCTGCTGATCGTCCCGGCGATCGGCATCGCCGCAGCGGTGGCGGTCCGCACGCTCAAGCTCGGCGTCGACGGCCTCAACGACGCCCTGACCGCCGAGACTCCGGCCGAGTACGCCAAGGCGGTCGAGGACTTCCCGTCCGCGATGCGGGAGACCACCGACGCCGTCCGCGCGCTGCGCCCGCAGCTCGACGGGCTCAAGCTCGACGTGCAGGCCCGCCTGTTCGCCGGACTCGGCGGCGAGGTCTCCGCCCTGGGCAACCGGTACCTGCCGGTGCTGCGCGACGGCCTGGGCGGCATCTCCGACGGCTACAACCACGCCGCACGCCAGGCGGCCGGGTTCGCCTCCGAAGCCCGCACCGTGGACGACGTCCGGCTGATCCTGGACAACACCGGCCAAGCCGTCCGCGCGCTGGCCGGTGGTGTGGCGCCGCTGCTGCGCGCCTTCCGCGACATCACCGCCGTCGGCAGCGATTTCCTTCCCGGCTTCGCCTCCGGGATCGGGGAAAGCACCGAACGGTTCGCGCAGTTCATCGCCACCGCCCGCGAAACCGGGCAACTACGCGAGTGGATGTCCGCCGGCCTCTCCGCACTCGGCGACCTGGCCACCCTGCTCGGCAACGTCGTCCGGATCGTCTCCACCGTCCTGAGGGCCGCCAACGTCCAATGCGCGGGACTGCTCCAGACCCTCAACTCGGTCACCGCCTCCATGCTCGCCTTCCTCCGCAGCGCGGAGGGAACCCGCGCCCTGCAACAAATCTTCGGCGGCCTGGGCGCGATCGCGGCGGCGCTGCTGCCGCTGCTCGCCGAAGTCGCCCGTGTCACGGCGTCCGTGCTCGCGCCCGCCATCGCGCAACTCGGCCCGATGATCGCCCAGGCATTCGGCACGCTCGCGGGCGCGGTCGAGCCCGCGGGCCGGGTCCTGGCCGCGCTGGCACCGCTGGTCGGGGTCGCGGCACAGGCGTTGGCGTCGCTTCTGGTCCCGGCGTTCGAACTGCTGGCCGGGGTCACCGCCGCACTCGCACCCGCCGTGTCGCAGGTCGTCGGCGAACTCGTCGGCGGAGCCCTCACCGACGCCGTCCGCGCACTGGCCCCGGCGCTGATCGGCCTCGCCGAGGCCACCGCGCCCCTGATCGTCCAACTCGGCCAACTGCTCGTGCAAGCCGTCCAGATCACCGCCCCCGCCCTGGCGAACCTGCTCCGAGTCCTGACCCCGATCGCCGTCGAGGTCGGCGGCGCGCTGCTCACCGCCCTGTCGGCGGTCCTGCCGCTGATCGGGCAACTCGCCGACGTGTTCGCCCGCGTGCTGCTGGCGGCGCTTCAGGCGGTGCTGCCGGTGCTGCCGGTGGTCGTCTCCACGGTCCAGCGGCTGGCCGAGGTGCTGTCGGTCGGACTCGCGGCGGCCACACCGGTACTCGTCCAGATCGGACAGTTGCTCGGCGAAACGCTGGCCGTAGCGCTGCAAGGACTCCTGCCGCTGCTGTCGCCACTGGTCGAAGGGCTCCTCCGGATCACGACTGAGGGCCTGCTCCCGCTGGCCCAGGTCCTGCTCCGGCTCGCCTCCGAACTGCTGCCCTCCGTGCTCCAGCTCGTAGAGCTGCTCATGCCCGTGGTCATGCAGGCCGTGGACATACTCGCCACCTGGGCGGCGATGGTCGCGCGGGTCGCGGCCGAGATCGGGTCGACGCTGATCCCGATCCTGAAGTTCCTGATCGACAACGTCGTCGGCCCGACCTTCGCGCGCATCGTGGACACCGTGTCCGGTGCCCTGCGGGTGATCCAGGGCGTGCTCGACGTCGTCATGGGCGTGATCACCGGCGACTGGTCCCGCGCCTGGTCCGGTGTGAAGGACATCGTCTCGGGAGCCTGGCAGGCCATCACCTCCGGCATCGACGCCGCCACCGGCGGGCTCGTGTCGTTCGTCGCGGGCATCCCCGGCAAACTCCTCGGCGCGCTCGGCGATCTCGGATCGCTGCTGGTCGAGGCGGGCAAGAACGTGATCCGGGGCCTGCTGCGCGGCATCGAGTCCATGGTCAACTTCCTGCGCGACAAGCTGCGCCAGGTGACCGACCTGCTGCCCGAATGGAAGGGACCGCCCGAGCGGGACGCGAAGCTGCTGCGCCGCAACGGTGTCCTGATCATGCGCGGGCTGATCTCCGGTCTGGAGGCCGAGGAACCCGCCGTGCGCGCGTACCTGTCCGACCTGACCCGCAGCATCCCCCGCATGACCGCCCCCGCCGACGTCCGCGCCGCAACCGGCCCGGATCGGATGGTCACCCCGACCACCACGACCACCGGCACAACACAGCCGGACTGGGACGAGCTGGTGGAAGCGGTGCGCGAGCTGGCCGCGCGGCCAGTCGTGGTGCAGGTCGGCGCTACCGAGATCGCCCGCGCCACCGCAGACGGCGACCGCATCCTGTCGAGGAGGTGA
- a CDS encoding AbiTii domain-containing protein, whose product MKKRDGGLLSEIERGALDDRVSITTLLRKCIALGGRAGSEKLRDWAQTELDGYKNGQGIPQYRRVPAIIAIDGLLPFGGQVKGEQISRYDLPDFVQEHIGDEVPFGNGIAHLEELANSAEDHFKLALPDSATLIKFMHDEMNDPSRRITRLYWVASRSSIKGVVEHVRTALVKLVAEMIAVMPNEETLPSKEAADQAVNVVFNGGRRNNISFVNSQASGGGTSSVQAPEEAPKPEGWWQRLRRRGLFVVLSTIAAAAIALFTWIEWKPWA is encoded by the coding sequence GTGAAGAAGCGGGATGGTGGGTTGCTCAGTGAGATCGAGCGTGGAGCCTTGGACGACCGGGTCTCGATCACGACCTTGCTGCGCAAGTGCATCGCCCTCGGGGGACGCGCGGGCTCGGAGAAGCTCCGTGATTGGGCGCAGACCGAACTGGATGGCTACAAGAACGGCCAGGGCATTCCGCAGTACCGCAGGGTGCCTGCAATCATCGCCATCGACGGATTGCTCCCGTTCGGCGGTCAGGTCAAGGGTGAGCAGATCAGCCGTTACGACCTGCCGGACTTCGTCCAGGAGCACATTGGCGACGAAGTCCCCTTCGGAAATGGCATCGCCCACCTTGAGGAACTGGCGAATTCCGCCGAGGACCACTTCAAGCTGGCGTTGCCGGACTCGGCCACGCTGATCAAGTTCATGCACGACGAGATGAACGATCCATCCAGGCGGATCACCCGGCTATACTGGGTGGCTTCCCGGTCGAGCATCAAGGGCGTCGTCGAACACGTGCGAACAGCGCTGGTCAAGTTGGTGGCTGAGATGATCGCAGTCATGCCGAACGAAGAGACCCTACCCAGCAAGGAAGCCGCCGATCAGGCGGTCAACGTCGTGTTCAACGGCGGAAGGCGAAACAACATTTCGTTCGTGAACAGTCAGGCGTCTGGAGGAGGGACCAGCAGCGTCCAGGCCCCCGAGGAAGCTCCGAAGCCGGAGGGCTGGTGGCAGCGGCTGAGAAGGCGCGGTCTGTTCGTGGTCCTGTCGACCATCGCCGCTGCCGCAATCGCCCTGTTCACCTGGATTGAGTGGAAGCCGTGGGCGTAG
- a CDS encoding phage tail tube protein codes for MALNPTLVRVPGTGELSLAPPGTPEPPDPTTPLPAAWSGLGLSTEDGVTIRRAVEKSGTTHWQQITPARYIYTSQEFGVSSVFQEIKGAVLSAYFGGMVFTETAAGSKKYRAEISSVPKGDERALCVDWVDQISATAIYHHRLYVPRAEVSETQDAQWTRTQEARWGLTFAALAPATGTTLAVWLTDDPAVLMAPSGGATPTASTQSR; via the coding sequence TTGGCCCTGAACCCCACCCTCGTCCGCGTTCCCGGCACCGGAGAACTGTCCCTCGCCCCACCGGGCACACCCGAACCGCCCGACCCGACAACCCCGCTCCCCGCCGCATGGAGCGGCCTGGGCCTGTCCACCGAGGACGGCGTGACGATCCGCCGCGCGGTGGAGAAGTCCGGAACCACGCATTGGCAACAGATCACCCCCGCGCGCTACATCTACACCTCCCAGGAGTTCGGCGTCTCCAGCGTCTTCCAGGAGATCAAGGGCGCGGTGCTGTCGGCCTACTTCGGCGGGATGGTGTTCACCGAGACCGCCGCCGGGTCGAAGAAGTACCGCGCCGAGATCTCCTCCGTCCCCAAGGGCGACGAACGCGCCCTGTGCGTCGACTGGGTCGACCAAATCTCCGCCACGGCGATCTACCACCACCGGCTCTACGTCCCGCGCGCCGAGGTCTCTGAAACCCAGGACGCCCAATGGACCCGCACCCAGGAAGCCCGCTGGGGCCTCACGTTCGCCGCGCTCGCCCCGGCCACCGGCACCACGTTGGCCGTGTGGCTCACCGACGACCCCGCCGTACTAATGGCACCGAGCGGAGGTGCTACGCCCACGGCTTCCACTCAATCCAGGTGA
- a CDS encoding pentapeptide repeat-containing protein — protein MGVLRTAARRRPALRGPALRLPFAGHIALWLLLGVVVAALTAWALWLLLGQPALRPASSGPASTQDKFDGLKIALTVVGGIGGVIALTVAYRKQRLGEAAERREDTKAFTDRFTKASELIGSPQAAVRLAGIYAMAALADDWDEHRQTCIDVLCAYLRMPYDPHTTTPPSGNRGLGLRKPSPRRDTTHPAPTSAGAASTADHREEQQVRHTVIRVIAAHLRPTSPVSWNGHVFDFTGATLDGGDLTKINLVPGTIMIFRDATFPRGQVSFVGSSFSGGQVDFGRATFSGSQVNFWGATFSGSQVNFWGATFSGSQVSFVGSSFSGGQVDFGRATFSSGLVDFSAAAVSDVLRQFDLLPDDAARWVRLPTSR, from the coding sequence ATGGGCGTACTGCGGACCGCCGCGCGACGCAGACCGGCGCTACGTGGACCGGCGCTGCGGCTGCCCTTCGCCGGCCACATCGCCCTGTGGCTGCTCTTGGGCGTCGTCGTGGCCGCGTTGACCGCCTGGGCGTTGTGGCTATTGCTCGGACAGCCCGCCCTGCGTCCGGCGAGTTCCGGGCCTGCGAGCACCCAGGACAAGTTCGATGGGCTCAAGATCGCGCTGACCGTGGTCGGCGGTATCGGCGGCGTCATCGCCCTCACCGTCGCCTACCGCAAACAACGACTCGGCGAGGCCGCCGAACGCCGCGAGGACACCAAGGCATTCACCGACCGCTTCACGAAGGCATCCGAACTCATCGGCTCACCCCAGGCGGCTGTCCGTCTGGCAGGCATCTACGCCATGGCCGCCCTCGCCGACGACTGGGACGAGCACCGCCAGACCTGCATCGACGTCCTGTGCGCCTACCTGCGAATGCCCTACGACCCACACACCACGACACCGCCATCGGGCAACCGAGGACTCGGACTGCGCAAACCATCCCCCCGCCGCGACACCACGCACCCGGCTCCGACATCAGCTGGCGCCGCGTCGACTGCGGACCATCGCGAGGAACAACAGGTCCGCCACACCGTTATCCGTGTCATCGCCGCACATCTCCGCCCCACGTCCCCCGTGTCATGGAACGGGCATGTCTTCGACTTCACCGGCGCAACACTCGACGGCGGCGACCTCACCAAGATCAACCTCGTGCCCGGAACCATCATGATCTTCCGTGACGCAACGTTCCCCCGCGGCCAAGTCAGCTTCGTAGGATCGAGCTTCTCGGGCGGCCAAGTCGACTTCGGGCGCGCGACGTTCTCCGGCAGCCAAGTCAACTTCTGGGGCGCGACGTTCTCCGGCAGCCAAGTCAACTTCTGGGGCGCGACGTTCTCCGGCAGCCAAGTCAGCTTCGTAGGATCGAGCTTCTCGGGCGGCCAAGTCGACTTCGGGCGCGCGACGTTCTCCAGCGGCCTGGTCGATTTCTCGGCTGCGGCTGTATCCGATGTGCTGCGGCAATTCGATTTGCTGCCTGACGATGCTGCAAGGTGGGTTCGGCTGCCGACTTCAAGGTAA
- a CDS encoding SU10 major capsid protein — MPGIAAIANTYNSPNYVGELFGLTPTDTSFLSSIGGLTGGRRANAIVHTWTVYDLRPPDPNRQRLEGADAPPAETRIRGQDRNVLEIHQETVGITYTRQSTQNMFAGTWAANPNAAAIDGTNAVPNEMDWQTRQALVQIARDVELTFLIGKYQEPTDNSTVRKTRGILEATRTNVITNATPQPLTEALIIDLMQKVWENGGIQISETATLMCNAWQKRQLTNEFVTKKNYREETRNVGGVAVSTIETDFGRVNIMLNRYMPTDTVQVVSLDQCAPVLLEKPGQGFLFSEPLAKTGSTDRAQIYGEISLEYGPEIAHGKTTNLTTGPTGGGA; from the coding sequence TTGCCCGGTATCGCCGCGATAGCGAACACCTACAACAGTCCCAACTACGTCGGCGAGCTGTTCGGCCTCACGCCCACGGACACGTCGTTCCTGTCCTCGATCGGCGGTCTGACCGGCGGGCGGCGGGCGAACGCAATCGTGCACACCTGGACCGTGTACGACCTGCGCCCGCCCGACCCCAACCGCCAGCGCCTGGAGGGTGCGGACGCCCCGCCCGCCGAGACCCGCATTCGGGGCCAAGACCGCAACGTTCTGGAAATCCACCAGGAAACCGTCGGCATCACCTACACCCGGCAGTCGACGCAGAACATGTTCGCCGGGACCTGGGCGGCCAACCCGAACGCCGCCGCGATCGACGGCACCAACGCCGTGCCGAACGAGATGGACTGGCAGACCCGCCAGGCGCTCGTGCAGATCGCCCGCGACGTCGAGTTGACGTTCCTGATCGGCAAGTACCAGGAGCCCACCGACAACTCCACGGTGCGCAAAACGCGGGGCATCCTGGAGGCCACCCGCACCAACGTCATCACCAACGCCACCCCGCAGCCGCTGACCGAGGCGCTGATCATCGACCTGATGCAGAAGGTGTGGGAGAACGGCGGCATCCAGATCAGCGAGACGGCCACGCTGATGTGCAACGCCTGGCAGAAGCGGCAGCTCACCAACGAGTTCGTCACCAAGAAGAACTACCGCGAGGAGACCCGCAACGTCGGCGGCGTCGCGGTGTCCACAATCGAAACCGACTTCGGCCGCGTCAACATCATGCTCAACCGGTACATGCCCACCGACACGGTGCAGGTGGTCAGCCTCGACCAGTGTGCCCCGGTACTGCTGGAAAAGCCCGGACAGGGATTCCTGTTCTCCGAACCGCTCGCCAAGACCGGCAGCACGGACCGGGCGCAGATCTACGGCGAGATCAGCCTGGAGTACGGGCCGGAGATCGCACACGGCAAGACCACCAACCTCACAACCGGCCCGACAGGCGGTGGTGCGTGA
- a CDS encoding DUF6907 domain-containing protein, giving the protein MTDGIAYDKLTKDQLSGVSCIHCGRVPVNLKVVENSTDTTLVACSEEDRMMCERKVFWLDSPCPPWCDGLHADNDHPDDRGHYSSWQGRVPLINEKAETYGDLSKGPFQPEYVALHIRQMVREHRAMIWCGLGETAKGWHLTPAEARTLAKVLMEAANLTSIAPKMAPSIKAA; this is encoded by the coding sequence ATGACGGATGGCATTGCATACGACAAGCTCACCAAGGACCAACTATCGGGCGTCAGTTGCATCCACTGCGGACGCGTTCCGGTCAATCTGAAAGTAGTCGAAAATAGTACCGACACGACGCTGGTTGCCTGTTCAGAAGAAGATCGCATGATGTGCGAGCGCAAGGTTTTCTGGCTGGATTCACCTTGCCCGCCGTGGTGTGACGGGCTACACGCGGACAATGACCACCCCGATGATCGTGGTCACTATTCTTCTTGGCAGGGCAGGGTGCCGTTGATCAACGAGAAGGCGGAAACCTACGGCGACCTGTCGAAGGGGCCGTTTCAACCGGAGTACGTCGCGCTCCACATCCGCCAGATGGTCCGTGAGCATCGTGCCATGATCTGGTGCGGACTGGGCGAGACCGCGAAAGGCTGGCACCTCACACCCGCAGAAGCTCGCACCTTGGCCAAGGTGTTGATGGAGGCCGCCAACTTGACCTCTATTGCTCCGAAGATGGCGCCGTCCATCAAGGCTGCGTGA